Part of the Misgurnus anguillicaudatus chromosome 25, ASM2758022v2, whole genome shotgun sequence genome, CGCCTCAGCTGTTCTTTGATTGACAGTAACCTCTGTTCATCCAGCTGCATGCTGTGGATGCATTCTGTCGCTTTCTTAAGGATCACCACTTTGGCGGCTTTCTCGTTATTTGCAACCTCGGGGATCTCGTCCCGTAGTGCGAAAAAACTAAGCTTGAGTTCGTTTCTGCGCTGGCGCTCCAGTACATTATGAGTCTTGCGTTTGTCGTTGTCCTCTGAATCTGATGTCCGGGGACTCGTGCACTTGCGTTGTTTCCCGTGCCTGCTGCTGCTGATCACTGCGCTGGCCTCAAGCCGTAGCCTCTTGACTGCAGGCTGGTCGTGCCGCGTGGATGGGTGGGCAGCGTAGTTGTGCTGGTGGGTGGAGACGTGGCAGCGTTTCAGGACTAAAGGACTGGGATACCTTGATTCAGACGCTTCGGTCTCGCTCCTTTTCTGGCGCTTTTCCACCGTCACCACATcaatttcttcttcttcttcctcctcctcctcctcttcttcttcttcttcttcttcctcctcctcctcttcttcatcTTCTGCAATTGAATAATAaagaaaatgattaaattacaaaGCAAAACTTTTCTTCTTTTAAATTCACCATACTATAAACCTGTGGGAATATCATGGAATTTGGCAAGCGACTTTCCACACAGGGTGAGGGGGAATCTCTGCATTCCAGTTCCCGCCCACTTTTTCCTCTCAGCTGGTATTTGAACATTGCAGTCATCTTACAGTTCTGACTTGTCTAGAGGCTGGGCGTCGAGCAGGGAGTGCAGAAAGCTTATGCAACTACCACTTGCACTCATTGCAAAATtatatgcttttaaaaatgtctcatGACCACCACACCACCTTTACAAGGTCATAGATAGTGCATTATGAGAAATTCAATTTTGGGGTACACTTGAACCTTTAATGAATGAATTAACCAACTCCAAAGTTTATGCATTTGTCAAAATGATTAAGTAAGAATAACAATAAAGATAACACACCTGAATCACTTCCACTGCTGCTAGAGCTGTTAGGCGGGGTGTCCAATACAAGCATGGGCTGTGATGGGGCAACCTTGCTGGTTTTGGGCGACTCGGTGAGTGGATAAGGAAAGACCACCGATGGGTCAATGCATTCTGATGCAGATGTGCTAAGGTCCTGCAAATAACTCGCATTGAGTCGATTTGAGTTGATATCCGTATTGTCAGTTATTAATTCCTTCCTGGCAGCGTGCAGGGACGCCAGTCTCTCCGAAACCACTTTCTCCAACTTGGCGGCGGCGGAAAAGCCGCTCCACATGCAGTCCTGGATGATGATGGACTTGATGAAGGTCTGGGAGTAGTCCGCATCGCAGATGAAGCTCTGGTTGACCACGTCGTCGCCCAAAAACTCGCTGACCATCTCCAGCTGGTCGGCGGTGGAGAGCGACTGTCTCCGGCT contains:
- the myca gene encoding transcriptional regulator Myc-A isoform X1; translation: MPVSASLAYKNYDYDYDSIQPYFYFDNDDEDFYHQQQGQTQPPAPSEDIWKKFELLPTPPLSPSRRQSLSTADQLEMVSEFLGDDVVNQSFICDADYSQTFIKSIIIQDCMWSGFSAAAKLEKVVSERLASLHAARKELITDNTDINSNRLNASYLQDLSTSASECIDPSVVFPYPLTESPKTSKVAPSQPMLVLDTPPNSSSSSGSDSEDEEEEEEEEEEEEEEEEEEEEEEEIDVVTVEKRQKRSETEASESRYPSPLVLKRCHVSTHQHNYAAHPSTRHDQPAVKRLRLEASAVISSSRHGKQRKCTSPRTSDSEDNDKRKTHNVLERQRRNELKLSFFALRDEIPEVANNEKAAKVVILKKATECIHSMQLDEQRLLSIKEQLRRKSEQLKKRLEQLRSSH
- the myca gene encoding transcriptional regulator Myc-A isoform X2: MPVSASLAYKNYDYDYDSIQPYFYFDNDDEDFYHQQQGQTQPPAPSEDIWKKFELLPTPPLSPSRRQSLSTADQLEMVSEFLGDDVVNQSFICDADYSQTFIKSIIIQDCMWSGFSAAAKLEKVVSERLASLHAARKELITDNTDINSNRLNASYLQDLSTSASECIDPSVVFPYPLTESPKTSKVAPSQPMLVLDTPPNSSSSSGSDSEEEEEEEEEEEEEEEIDVVTVEKRQKRSETEASESRYPSPLVLKRCHVSTHQHNYAAHPSTRHDQPAVKRLRLEASAVISSSRHGKQRKCTSPRTSDSEDNDKRKTHNVLERQRRNELKLSFFALRDEIPEVANNEKAAKVVILKKATECIHSMQLDEQRLLSIKEQLRRKSEQLKKRLEQLRSSH
- the myca gene encoding transcriptional regulator Myc-A isoform X3, yielding MPVSASLAYKNYDYDYDSIQPYFYFDNDDEDFYHQQQGQTQPPAPSEDIWKKFELLPTPPLSPSRRQSLSTADQLEMVSEFLGDDVVNQSFICDADYSQTFIKSIIIQDCMWSGFSAAAKLEKVVSERLASLHAARKELITDNTDINSNRLNASYLQDLSTSASECIDPSVVFPYPLTESPKTSKVAPSQPMLVLDTPPNSSSSSGSDSEEEEEEEEEEEEEEIDVVTVEKRQKRSETEASESRYPSPLVLKRCHVSTHQHNYAAHPSTRHDQPAVKRLRLEASAVISSSRHGKQRKCTSPRTSDSEDNDKRKTHNVLERQRRNELKLSFFALRDEIPEVANNEKAAKVVILKKATECIHSMQLDEQRLLSIKEQLRRKSEQLKKRLEQLRSSH